The Dokdonella sp. nucleotide sequence GGACATCGCCTGCGGATCGAAGGCGACCAGGCCACCGAGCGTGGCCGCATACAGCGTACCGTCGGCACTGGCGGCCAGCGGGCCGCCGACCAGCTCGGCACTCGGCAGGCCATCGTGCTCGCCGTACATGCGCAGGCGCCGCAGCACCGGCTCGACGCGCCACAAGCCCTGGTAACCGGCGACCCAGATTTCGCCGTCGGACGCAACATGGATGTCGCGCACCTCCATCGATGGCCAGCCGTCGTCGATGTCGAACGCATCGACACGTTCGAGCCCGCGTGCGCCGGCTCGATACCGTTCGAGCGCACCGAGACGATGCAGCCAGATCGAACCATCGGCGGCGAAATCGAAGGCCTCGATCGGTGCACCTTGCACCGTACCGACGCTGACGAAACGGTCGGCGCCCACGTCGAAGCGCTCGAACCCACGACTGCCGACGGTCCACGGCCGACCATCGCGATCGAAGCGCAGCGCGGTGATGTCGGCGTGGCCGAGCGTGCCGAACGCCGGTGCCCAGGTGCGCACGGCGCGCGTACGCGGATCGATGCGGCTGACACCGCCACCTCGCGCGACCGCCCAGACCGCGCCATCGGGTGCCACGCGCAGCAGCACCACCGGCGCTTCCGGCAGCACGCCTTCGGCCGCGCCGACGGCGATTTCCTCGACCTGTCCGCCGTCCGGCGCGTAGCGCAACACGCCGCGCCAGCGCCCGATCCAGACCTGCCCGTCGGTTGCGGCGATCGAGCGCAACGCCGCGTCGTTGGGAATGCGCGTGCCGTGCCGCGTAACCGTGCCATCCGCTGCAACGTGGTCGAGGCCATGGTTTGCGGAAACGATCCAGGCACCACCGCGTGGATCGGCGGCGACGCCAGCGAGGCGGCTGTGGGTGAGACTCGCCGTTGCATTGCGCCGGTGCCGCCAGACCGCGAAACGCCGCACCGACGGTGACAACCGCGCGACGCCACCATCGGCGAAGGCGAACCACAGGTTGTCCTCGCGGTCGCGCATCGCATCGAACACGCGCATGCCGGGTACATCATCCGGCGCGTGATCGCCGGCGGCGAACACCTGCCAGCCATCACCCTCGGCGCGCAACAGGCCTTGCTGGCTGGTCGCCGCCCACAGGCGACCATCGCGCTCACGCACCAGTGCGGTGACGGTCGCATTGACCGGCGCGCCGACCCTGCCCTCGACGCCGAGATCGTCACGCACGCGCACCACGCCGCCGCGCAGGCCGACCAGCATGCTGCCGTCATCCTCGGCGAGGAACGCGCCGACCATGCTGGCCGCATCCGGCGGCAGATCCACGGCGGTCCAGCGTCCGTCCGAAGTGCGCACGTCGAGGCCACGATCGGTACCGACCCACAATCGGCCCAACGCGTCGACGGCCAGTCCGAGGACGAAGTTCGAGCGCGGGCCCGCGGGCGTTTCCGCAGAATGCTCGAATCGCTGGACGCGTCGGTCGACACCGATACGGGCAAGGCCACCGAGATAGGTGCCGACCCAGATCGCGCCATCCGCATCCTCGGCGAGCGCGAGCACGTCATCGCTGCCGAGCGAGCGTTCATCGCCCACGACATGCCGAAAGTGGCGGAAGCGCCCATCGGCCTGCATCAGGCTGACCCCGGCACCCTCGACGCCGCACCACAGCTGCCCGTGGCGGTCGACCAGCAAGGCCACCACACCATTGCCGGACAACGATGCCGGATCACGCGGATCGTGCAGCCAGTGACGGAACCCGATACCGTCGTATCGCGCCAGCCCATGCCGCGTGCCGATCCACAGATAGCCTTCGCGGTCCTGTCGGATCACCTGCGGCATGTTCGACGGCAAGCCGTCGGTGGTGCGCAGCACATGGAAGCGCGGCGGCCCCGGCGGTACGGCCAGCACCGGCATGGCCATCGCCAACCCGAACAGCGCAGCGAGCATCCGGTTCATCGTCGGCACTCCTTCGCGGCGATGCGGGATTGTTGCATGCGGACCGACTTTCGGGATGGCGCGAGGCACGCCACCCAAGCGCCCGACGCCGCCCAGCCGTGGTGCGCGCGGCGGGCCCGCTGGCGAGGGCGATTCCGCACTCCGGCTTTCCCATCCCCGATCGCGGACCGATACCATCCGCGCATGTCCAGCAACCGCCTGCCATTGCGCCTCGTCCTGTTCGTCGTGCTCGCACTCGGCGCGGCCGCGCTGGTCGGACTTGCGGTCGGCACGGTCAACAGCCTGCTCGAACTGGCCGAGCGCCTGGCAGCCTTGCCGTGGTATGCGCGACTGCCATTGCTGGGCGTGCTGGCCGTGGCGGTTGCAGGAATCGGCGCGCTCGCCTGGAAGCTGCTGCGTCCGGCTCCGCGCCGGCATGCGCGGCGCGATCCGGCGAGCCTGCCGAGTCGACCCGAGATCGAGGCGCGGGTCGCCGATCTGCGCATGCGCAGCGAGGATGCAGCCAGCCTCGAGCAGGAACTCGCCGAACTCGATCGCCGCCGTCACGAAGGTGATTGTCATGTCGCCGTGTTCGGCGAGATCAGCACCGGCAAGTCCAGCCTGGTGCGTGCGCTGGCGCCGGCCGCGGCGACCGACATCGACGTGATCGGCGGGACCACGCGCCAAGTCCATCACTTCCGCGGCGAACTGCCGGATGGCCGCGTGCTCGTGCTCGCCGACGTCCCGGGCACTGGCGAGATCGACGGCCAGCAGCGTGAACAGCTCGCGCGCGACGAGGCGCTGCGCGCGCACGCCGTCGTCTACGTTGCCGCCTCCGACCTGACCCGTGCACAGGCCACCGAACTGGGCTGGCTGGCCGGATTCGGCAAACCCCTCGTGCTCGTGCTCAACAAGCTCGACCAGTACGACAGCAACGAACGCCGCGCCTTGCTGCATCGCTTC carries:
- a CDS encoding hybrid sensor histidine kinase/response regulator: MNRMLAALFGLAMAMPVLAVPPGPPRFHVLRTTDGLPSNMPQVIRQDREGYLWIGTRHGLARYDGIGFRHWLHDPRDPASLSGNGVVALLVDRHGQLWCGVEGAGVSLMQADGRFRHFRHVVGDERSLGSDDVLALAEDADGAIWVGTYLGGLARIGVDRRVQRFEHSAETPAGPRSNFVLGLAVDALGRLWVGTDRGLDVRTSDGRWTAVDLPPDAASMVGAFLAEDDGSMLVGLRGGVVRVRDDLGVEGRVGAPVNATVTALVRERDGRLWAATSQQGLLRAEGDGWQVFAAGDHAPDDVPGMRVFDAMRDREDNLWFAFADGGVARLSPSVRRFAVWRHRRNATASLTHSRLAGVAADPRGGAWIVSANHGLDHVAADGTVTRHGTRIPNDAALRSIAATDGQVWIGRWRGVLRYAPDGGQVEEIAVGAAEGVLPEAPVVLLRVAPDGAVWAVARGGGVSRIDPRTRAVRTWAPAFGTLGHADITALRFDRDGRPWTVGSRGFERFDVGADRFVSVGTVQGAPIEAFDFAADGSIWLHRLGALERYRAGARGLERVDAFDIDDGWPSMEVRDIHVASDGEIWVAGYQGLWRVEPVLRRLRMYGEHDGLPSAELVGGPLAASADGTLYAATLGGLVAFDPQAMSEGAPPPVRITSVSLRRDGALLELDMRAAPLVLRHDDRDLHVQARALSFAMPGSHRYAFRLQPDESDWIDAGRGGERTFSQLPAGTHELSVRVSNADGRGSELATPLIVRVTAPPWRHPLAWVAYALLVALAAILVWRMQHRRVEQRHRLALAEERRVNAERLDAAKSAFLADMSHEIRTPMTGVLGMAELLQRSHLDARQREYVDAIASSGELLLRLVNDSLDLARIGAGRLVLEPRPFDPRALVRDVAAHGRALATRKALELRTEVAADIPSCVRGDALRLRQVLLNLVHNALKFTEHGGVELRLSRTPDQLVFHVADSGPGLTERMRERLFRRFEQSDSAAGRLGGAGLGLAIARELVELMGGRIGVDTERGHGSLFSVEVPLELVDSPDMPAPAEQAGRAGSLRILVVEDDPTIARVLVDLLGALGHRASHVGNGLAALAELSRVEVDLALIDLDLPGIDGLQLARLLREREGDSGKRLPLLALSASAHGDEEDLVRAAGMDGFLRKPIAAHTLAAALSSWTPM
- a CDS encoding GTPase is translated as MSSNRLPLRLVLFVVLALGAAALVGLAVGTVNSLLELAERLAALPWYARLPLLGVLAVAVAGIGALAWKLLRPAPRRHARRDPASLPSRPEIEARVADLRMRSEDAASLEQELAELDRRRHEGDCHVAVFGEISTGKSSLVRALAPAAATDIDVIGGTTRQVHHFRGELPDGRVLVLADVPGTGEIDGQQREQLARDEALRAHAVVYVAASDLTRAQATELGWLAGFGKPLVLVLNKLDQYDSNERRALLHRFAERHGQQVQAIVGAAGGGLERFERDLPDGRRERVERERTADVDELRKALARLTAGGAAALEPAREAAVLARIDERAGELSRELAARESEATVAKYTRRAVVGALAAVAPGSDILIQGALGTALVRELARIHDVPVRELDVEALLTRLGLSVRNASAIVLAIAGNALKAFPGLGTLGGGVLHAIAYGLVFDSVGRAVALTLAEHARLDQASAEAHVKRLLAEPAGERIERVARLALDSLRERGD